In Rhodospirillaceae bacterium, one DNA window encodes the following:
- a CDS encoding YkgJ family cysteine cluster protein has translation MERRFDCTACGKCCTGWLPLTLDDALTHADRFPLFVIWSPLRQGGRSFDETARQGLTLKLKRGKKAAVRIYPASYIPPSMACSELTDDGLCRLHPNKPLRCRTMPFSAARDETDQTDLLIPKPGWLCDTSEEAAVVYQGKKVITRESFDLERHALEQDAEILVPYAEWLLESVPTLRPELMKVAMKPTGGHIVLNFTTLIPRMPKVDMYDFAAKQAPVLRTFAEKTANIPEFDEYHQRYNRYARELDRINN, from the coding sequence ATGGAACGCCGTTTCGACTGTACCGCCTGCGGAAAATGTTGCACTGGTTGGTTGCCTTTGACCCTCGACGATGCACTCACACACGCTGACCGCTTCCCGCTTTTTGTCATTTGGAGCCCACTGCGCCAGGGTGGCAGATCGTTTGATGAAACTGCCCGACAGGGGCTCACCCTCAAGCTAAAACGGGGCAAGAAAGCCGCCGTTCGAATTTATCCAGCGTCCTATATCCCGCCGTCCATGGCGTGCTCTGAACTCACAGATGACGGCCTTTGCCGGCTTCACCCAAACAAGCCACTCCGCTGCCGCACCATGCCCTTTTCTGCGGCCCGTGATGAAACCGATCAAACCGATCTGTTGATCCCTAAGCCGGGCTGGCTCTGTGATACATCTGAAGAAGCCGCCGTTGTTTACCAAGGTAAAAAAGTGATCACGCGAGAAAGCTTTGATCTCGAACGTCACGCGCTTGAGCAGGACGCTGAAATTCTGGTCCCTTATGCTGAATGGCTACTGGAGAGCGTACCCACATTGAGACCGGAATTGATGAAGGTTGCCATGAAACCAACCGGCGGCCACATCGTCCTGAACTTTACGACATTAATTCCCCGAATGCCGAAGGTTGATATGTATGATTTCGCCGCCAAACAAGCGCCGGTGTTACGGACATTTGCCGAAAAAACCGCAAATATCCCGGAATTCGACGAATATCACCAACGCTACAATCGGTATGCCCGAGAATTAGATCGGATTAACAATTGA
- a CDS encoding Zn-dependent hydrolase, with protein MRNIHIDGGRLWDTLMEMAKIGATPKGGCRRLALTDLDKQGRDLFVSWCQSAGCTVRVDSIGNMFARRPGKDNTLAPITTGSHLDTQPSGGKFDGVLGVLAGLEVIRTLNDHKVETEAPVEVCVWTNEEGTRFAPSMMGSGVFAGAFDIDEIKAAEDTEGATLGAELERIGYAGDEPAGGHEMGAYFELHIEQGPILEAEEKTIGVVGAANGQGWYDITVTGQDSHAGPTPMPARKDALVTASKIVQEINRIGHDHPPFGAATVGFMQVSPNSRNVIPGKVIFSVDMRHPEAEALAHMEQELRTYCEDLSQQTDMGVEVSKIWALEPTQFDKDCVDAVREGATLCDYDQMEIVSGAGHDAIYVAQVAPTAMIFVPCENGISHAEIEYASKEHCAAGCDVLLHAILNQAGTAG; from the coding sequence GTGCGAAATATTCATATCGACGGTGGTCGCCTTTGGGACACCCTGATGGAGATGGCGAAAATCGGTGCGACTCCGAAAGGTGGATGCCGTCGGTTGGCGCTGACCGATCTGGATAAGCAAGGCCGCGATCTATTTGTTTCCTGGTGTCAAAGTGCCGGCTGCACAGTCCGTGTGGATTCTATCGGCAATATGTTCGCCCGTCGCCCTGGCAAAGATAACACCTTGGCGCCAATCACCACAGGAAGCCACCTTGACACCCAGCCCAGCGGTGGGAAATTTGACGGCGTCCTGGGCGTGCTGGCGGGATTGGAAGTCATCCGCACCCTTAACGACCACAAAGTTGAAACCGAGGCTCCCGTCGAAGTCTGCGTCTGGACCAACGAAGAAGGCACCCGATTTGCTCCCTCCATGATGGGATCAGGCGTTTTTGCGGGGGCCTTCGATATTGACGAAATCAAAGCCGCCGAAGACACCGAGGGTGCAACACTTGGCGCAGAACTGGAACGCATTGGGTATGCCGGCGACGAACCCGCAGGCGGACACGAGATGGGCGCTTACTTCGAGCTGCACATCGAACAAGGGCCAATCTTGGAAGCCGAGGAAAAAACCATCGGCGTGGTGGGCGCTGCTAACGGCCAAGGCTGGTACGATATTACCGTCACCGGCCAAGATTCCCATGCGGGTCCGACCCCCATGCCTGCGCGAAAAGACGCCTTGGTCACAGCGTCGAAGATTGTGCAGGAAATTAATCGCATTGGTCACGATCATCCCCCCTTCGGTGCTGCCACTGTCGGCTTCATGCAGGTCAGCCCGAATTCCAGAAACGTGATCCCCGGCAAAGTTATATTTTCGGTTGATATGCGTCATCCAGAGGCTGAAGCACTGGCACATATGGAACAAGAATTACGAACCTATTGCGAAGACCTCTCCCAACAGACCGATATGGGTGTTGAAGTCTCCAAAATTTGGGCCTTGGAGCCGACACAATTTGACAAAGATTGTGTTGATGCAGTTCGGGAAGGCGCCACGCTTTGTGATTACGACCAAATGGAAATCGTCTCAGGTGCCGGGCATGATGCAATTTACGTCGCCCAAGTCGCACCAACCGCGATGATTTTTGTGCCCTGCGAAAACGGCATCAGTCACGCCGAAATTGAATATGCCAGCAAGGAACACTGCGCCGCCGGGTGTGATGTCCTGTTGCACGCGATCCTTAATCAAGCGGGCACAGCGGGCTAA
- a CDS encoding amidohydrolase family protein: MALDLILRNARIVGSAPDAPLQDIGIQDGKITAIEPALSAEGEEIEVEGCMVSPGLVETHIHLDKSRILDRSSPSPNRGTDHMKRVSAVKHTFTVDDVYERAQASLESCLINGTTHMRTHVEVDPNVGMNSFYALEQLVKDYAWAIDLDLCVFIQEGLTGVPGADENLVAGVERGAEAIGGAPSYDSDRPAQIRRIFELAKEYDIDVDIHLDVGHVAEDMDIHLVCELTEQIGWGGRVAIGHGSKYAAMNPAELAELGKKLSDYGVTVTVLPATDLFTQGRHQDHSVIRGVADVNALMNGGANCCLSTNNILNPFTPFGDGSMVRMANMYANVAQRGTADELTQCFDMLSYSPAKLLGRDDYGVEVGKQADLVVWDAKTADETIATNAQALFGFKRGRRTFTRTRAELHRP, encoded by the coding sequence ATGGCTTTAGATTTAATTTTACGCAATGCCCGCATTGTCGGCTCAGCCCCAGATGCGCCCTTGCAAGACATCGGAATTCAAGACGGGAAAATCACCGCCATAGAACCAGCACTGTCGGCCGAAGGCGAAGAAATTGAAGTCGAGGGCTGCATGGTGTCGCCGGGTCTGGTCGAAACGCATATTCATCTCGATAAGTCACGCATTCTCGACCGCAGTTCGCCGTCGCCCAACCGGGGTACCGACCACATGAAACGGGTGTCTGCTGTCAAACACACGTTTACGGTCGACGATGTCTACGAACGGGCACAGGCCTCTTTGGAATCCTGCCTGATCAATGGCACCACCCACATGCGCACCCATGTGGAAGTCGACCCCAACGTCGGCATGAATAGTTTTTACGCATTGGAACAACTGGTCAAAGATTACGCCTGGGCGATTGACCTCGACCTCTGCGTCTTCATACAAGAAGGACTAACCGGCGTCCCCGGCGCCGACGAAAATTTAGTCGCGGGGGTGGAACGCGGTGCCGAGGCAATTGGTGGCGCGCCCAGTTATGATAGCGACCGCCCCGCGCAAATCCGCCGTATATTCGAGCTCGCCAAGGAATATGACATCGACGTTGATATTCACCTCGATGTCGGGCACGTCGCCGAAGACATGGATATTCATTTGGTGTGTGAACTGACCGAGCAAATCGGCTGGGGCGGACGGGTCGCCATCGGGCATGGTTCCAAGTACGCGGCCATGAACCCAGCCGAATTGGCCGAATTGGGCAAAAAACTTTCTGATTACGGCGTCACGGTTACTGTCCTACCGGCAACTGATCTGTTCACCCAAGGCCGCCACCAAGACCACAGCGTTATTCGCGGTGTCGCCGACGTCAACGCCCTGATGAACGGCGGCGCAAATTGCTGCCTGTCGACCAATAACATCCTCAACCCGTTCACCCCTTTCGGTGATGGCTCCATGGTGCGCATGGCCAACATGTACGCCAACGTCGCCCAACGCGGCACAGCCGACGAACTCACCCAATGCTTCGACATGCTAAGCTACAGCCCCGCCAAACTGCTTGGTCGAGACGACTACGGCGTTGAAGTCGGCAAGCAAGCCGACCTCGTCGTCTGGGACGCGAAAACAGCCGACGAAACCATCGCCACCAACGCGCAAGCGCTTTTCGGCTTTAAACGCGGGCGGCGGACGTTTACGAGGACGCGGGCAGAGTTGCATCGGCCGTAA
- a CDS encoding cyclase family protein — protein MQLIDLSKDLTHMMPRLPNHPSIVITNYATHDEVREADGYEFTCSTLSLAMGDHSGTHVDAPIHFDSSHQAKSIDETPLEDYFTEAVCLDLSHKELKSDISIDDLKKAIEVAGVDIRPRDTVLLHMDYHRRAQGTPGYLTDFPGLTKESATWLGELEIVSFGVEAVSPGRPGRHNFEVHHVCRDLGFTHMEGLVNMEKLVGKGRFKFIGFPLKIKGGTGSPIRAVAWLDG, from the coding sequence ATGCAGTTGATCGATCTGAGTAAAGATCTCACCCATATGATGCCGCGGCTGCCTAATCACCCATCTATTGTTATTACGAATTACGCCACACATGACGAGGTTCGTGAAGCGGATGGGTATGAGTTTACATGCTCAACCCTGTCGCTTGCGATGGGGGATCATTCCGGCACACACGTTGATGCGCCAATTCACTTCGATTCCAGCCATCAAGCGAAATCCATAGATGAGACGCCGTTGGAGGATTATTTCACCGAGGCGGTATGTCTGGACCTGTCACACAAGGAACTAAAATCTGACATTTCCATCGATGATCTGAAAAAAGCAATCGAGGTCGCAGGCGTGGATATTCGGCCTCGTGATACGGTGCTGCTGCACATGGACTATCACCGCCGGGCGCAAGGCACACCCGGATACTTGACCGACTTTCCGGGACTGACAAAGGAATCTGCAACCTGGCTCGGCGAACTAGAGATCGTAAGTTTCGGCGTCGAAGCGGTGAGCCCTGGGCGACCGGGGCGGCATAATTTTGAGGTCCATCACGTTTGTCGGGATTTGGGCTTCACCCATATGGAAGGCCTCGTCAATATGGAGAAACTTGTGGGCAAGGGCCGCTTCAAATTTATTGGGTTCCCACTGAAGATCAAGGGCGGAACAGGAAGCCCGATCCGCGCTGTTGCCTGGCTTGATGGCTAA
- the ilvC gene encoding ketol-acid reductoisomerase produces the protein MQVYYDRDADVNMIKEKKIAVLGYGSQGHAHALNLRDSGVKDVVIGLRPGSGSIAKAEGEGLKVMSNAEAAAWADIVMVLTPDEGQAKLYAADLRDNMKQGAALAFAHGLCVHFQLIEPRPDLDVFMVAPKGPGHTVRSEYVRGAGVPCLLAIEQDASGNTHDIGLAYASAIGGGRAGVIGTTFKEECETDLFGEQAVLCGGLTSMIQAGFDTLVEAGYAPEMAYFECVHEVKLIVDLIYEGGLANMRYSISNTAEYGDYTSGPRVIDAGVKERMKDILDDIQKGKFVRDWMLENEAGCPSFKAQRKASEANHIEEVSQRLRDMMPWISENALVDKSKN, from the coding sequence ATGCAAGTTTACTACGATAGAGACGCCGACGTTAACATGATTAAAGAGAAGAAGATCGCCGTCCTTGGCTATGGTAGCCAAGGTCATGCCCACGCGCTTAACTTGCGCGACAGTGGTGTGAAGGATGTGGTGATCGGTCTGCGTCCGGGTTCCGGCAGCATCGCCAAAGCCGAAGGCGAAGGCCTTAAGGTCATGTCGAATGCTGAAGCGGCAGCCTGGGCCGACATCGTTATGGTCCTGACCCCGGATGAAGGCCAGGCCAAACTTTACGCGGCGGACCTGCGTGACAACATGAAGCAGGGCGCAGCGCTTGCTTTCGCTCATGGTCTTTGCGTTCACTTTCAACTGATCGAACCCCGTCCTGATCTCGACGTCTTTATGGTTGCGCCGAAGGGCCCGGGCCACACGGTGCGTTCTGAATACGTCCGTGGTGCCGGTGTTCCGTGCTTGCTGGCTATTGAACAAGACGCCAGCGGCAACACCCACGATATTGGACTGGCCTATGCGTCAGCCATCGGGGGTGGCCGCGCCGGTGTTATCGGCACGACATTTAAGGAAGAATGCGAAACTGACTTATTTGGTGAGCAGGCGGTGCTTTGCGGCGGTTTGACCTCAATGATCCAAGCTGGGTTCGATACCTTAGTCGAAGCTGGGTACGCACCTGAAATGGCTTACTTCGAATGCGTGCACGAAGTTAAATTGATTGTCGATCTGATCTATGAAGGCGGCCTCGCCAACATGCGTTATTCGATTTCCAACACCGCTGAATACGGCGACTACACCAGTGGTCCTCGGGTCATCGATGCGGGTGTTAAGGAACGTATGAAGGATATTTTGGACGACATTCAAAAAGGAAAATTCGTGCGCGATTGGATGCTTGAAAACGAAGCTGGTTGCCCAAGCTTTAAAGCCCAACGTAAGGCGTCCGAAGCCAACCACATCGAAGAAGTCAGTCAGCGGCTGCGCGACATGATGCCGTGGATTTCAGAAAATGCTTTGGTCGATAAGTCTAAGAACTAA
- the ilvN gene encoding acetolactate synthase small subunit, with translation METTIEKHTIAVLVDNESGVLARVVGLFSGRGYNIESLTVAETDIHENLSRITIVTSGTPMIIEQIKAQLGRLVPVHNVRDLTLFGAHVERELALVKVQGTGDARVEALRIADIFRARALDSSNESFVFEIVGDTGKLDAFIKLMEPLGLIDVSRTGVAAIARGIDPLT, from the coding sequence ATCGAAACGACAATTGAAAAGCACACCATCGCGGTTCTGGTTGATAATGAATCCGGCGTATTGGCGCGCGTGGTCGGGTTGTTTTCCGGTCGCGGGTATAACATCGAGAGCTTGACCGTGGCGGAAACAGACATCCACGAAAATCTTTCGCGCATTACCATTGTAACCTCAGGCACACCGATGATTATCGAACAGATCAAGGCGCAACTGGGCCGTTTGGTTCCGGTTCATAATGTGCGGGACCTGACATTGTTTGGGGCGCATGTGGAACGGGAACTGGCGTTGGTAAAGGTCCAAGGGACCGGCGACGCGCGTGTCGAAGCTTTGCGCATCGCGGATATCTTTCGGGCTCGCGCCCTTGATAGTTCCAACGAATCATTCGTTTTCGAAATCGTCGGAGACACCGGGAAGTTGGATGCTTTTATTAAACTCATGGAGCCATTGGGGCTTATCGATGTTTCGCGCACCGGCGTCGCTGCCATTGCGCGGGGAATTGATCCGCTCACCTAA